In Roseisolibacter agri, the following proteins share a genomic window:
- the aac(6') gene encoding aminoglycoside 6'-N-acetyltransferase, which produces MQIRAYRATDHGEWQRLRRALWPGETPEAELADMAAWLARPNTEVLVAERPDGAGLAGFAEVGMRAYADGCETSPVAYLEGWYVDADVRRQGVGAALVRGAEAWARGQGFRELASDTHLDNTVSQQAHRALGFEEVDRVVEYRKML; this is translated from the coding sequence ATGCAGATCCGCGCCTACCGCGCCACCGACCACGGCGAGTGGCAGCGCCTCCGCCGCGCGCTCTGGCCCGGCGAGACGCCCGAGGCGGAGCTGGCCGACATGGCCGCGTGGCTCGCGCGCCCCAACACCGAGGTGCTGGTGGCGGAGCGGCCCGACGGCGCGGGCCTCGCCGGCTTCGCGGAGGTCGGCATGCGCGCCTACGCCGACGGCTGCGAGACGAGCCCCGTCGCCTACCTGGAGGGCTGGTACGTCGACGCCGACGTGCGGCGCCAGGGCGTGGGCGCGGCGCTCGTGCGCGGGGCCGAGGCGTGGGCGCGCGGGCAGGGGTTCCGCGAGCTGGCGTCCGACACGCACCTCGACAACACGGTCTCGCAGCAGGCGCACCGCGCGCTCGGCTTCGAGGAGGTGGACCGCGTGGTCGAGTACCGGAAGATGCTGTGA
- a CDS encoding nuclear transport factor 2 family protein has translation MTTATTIPTMRTAAGAPTAFGYAPPPPTDPETATRNLEAARRYLAAIEGGATGAALAAFYTPDVEQVEYPNRLLPMGATRDLAALLDGAVRGQQVVRAQRYEVRAAHASGDHVVLELLWVATLARSIGMLLPGHEMRAHFAVVLEYRDGRIARQRNYDCFEPF, from the coding sequence ATGACGACTGCGACCACGATCCCGACGATGCGCACCGCCGCCGGCGCGCCCACGGCCTTCGGCTACGCGCCGCCGCCGCCCACCGATCCCGAGACCGCGACCCGGAACCTCGAGGCCGCGCGCCGCTACCTGGCGGCGATCGAGGGCGGCGCGACCGGCGCGGCGCTGGCCGCGTTCTACACGCCCGACGTCGAGCAGGTGGAGTATCCCAACCGCCTGCTGCCCATGGGCGCGACGCGCGACCTCGCGGCGCTGCTCGACGGCGCGGTGCGCGGCCAGCAGGTGGTGCGCGCGCAGCGCTACGAGGTGCGCGCCGCGCACGCCTCGGGCGACCACGTCGTCCTCGAGCTGCTGTGGGTCGCGACGCTCGCGCGCTCCATCGGCATGCTGCTGCCGGGGCACGAGATGCGCGCGCACTTCGCGGTGGTGCTGGAGTACCGCGACGGCCGCATCGCCCGCCAGCGCAACTACGACTGCTTCGAGCCGTTCTGA
- a CDS encoding TonB family protein — MQPACPPLPRDTAPVYVACQLDALPVPVADGAGPRYPEILRSVGVPGVVQATVVVDRGGRVRDVRVRSTTHELFTQATRAGARAMRFEPARRGGRAVAAAVPMEVRFLLAPRGEPARAVARTHAGTLGVRIAVGHEPVARVTPVPPLAADERRAVQRAVFEAMLPVPEPGATDPGRVTCLAVGRDEPRDPEPALVAALAARVPGLVARSACPRTYASMIYRVDSLGRVNGRPPGALDPTIVELGPLDVWAPGIVVARVRTRQGTGGTHYVCQAARAPDGTWAAACEMGARWVS, encoded by the coding sequence ATGCAGCCCGCCTGCCCGCCGCTGCCGCGCGACACGGCGCCGGTGTACGTCGCCTGTCAGCTGGACGCGTTGCCGGTCCCCGTCGCCGACGGCGCGGGACCGCGCTATCCGGAGATCCTGCGCAGCGTCGGCGTGCCCGGCGTCGTGCAGGCCACGGTCGTCGTCGACCGCGGTGGGCGCGTGCGCGACGTGCGCGTGCGATCGACGACGCACGAGCTCTTCACGCAGGCGACGCGCGCCGGCGCGCGTGCGATGCGCTTCGAGCCGGCGCGTCGCGGCGGTCGTGCGGTCGCCGCCGCGGTGCCGATGGAGGTGCGCTTCCTGCTGGCGCCGCGCGGCGAGCCGGCGCGCGCGGTCGCCCGCACGCACGCCGGCACGCTCGGCGTGCGCATCGCGGTCGGCCACGAGCCCGTCGCGCGCGTGACGCCCGTGCCGCCGCTCGCCGCGGACGAGCGGCGCGCGGTGCAGCGCGCGGTGTTCGAGGCGATGCTCCCCGTGCCGGAGCCCGGCGCGACCGACCCGGGACGCGTGACCTGCCTCGCCGTGGGCCGCGACGAGCCGCGCGATCCCGAGCCCGCGCTGGTCGCCGCGCTCGCCGCGCGCGTGCCGGGCCTCGTGGCGAGGTCCGCGTGTCCGCGCACGTACGCGTCGATGATCTACCGGGTGGACTCGCTGGGCCGCGTGAACGGCCGTCCGCCGGGCGCGCTCGATCCCACGATCGTGGAGCTCGGGCCGCTGGACGTGTGGGCGCCCGGGATCGTCGTCGCGCGCGTGCGCACGCGGCAGGGCACCGGCGGCACGCACTACGTCTGTCAGGCCGCGCGCGCGCCGGACGGTACGTGGGCCGCGGCGTGCGAGATGGGCGCGCGCTGGGTCTCGTAG
- a CDS encoding DinB family protein, with the protein MEDPMSEPPYAARLRAVIDAAEPRLLALDAAATARRPAPGAWSPREIVGHLIDSASHNHQRFVRARWQDDLVFDGYAQDAWVDAQRYVDADWRELVALWALYNRHVARVMSATPDAVRTREHARHALDRIAWRTVPADRPATLDYFMADYVGHLEHHLRQVLGDDWALRTP; encoded by the coding sequence ATGGAAGACCCCATGTCGGAGCCACCGTACGCCGCGCGCCTGCGCGCCGTGATCGACGCCGCCGAGCCGCGGCTCCTCGCCCTGGACGCCGCCGCCACCGCGCGCCGGCCCGCGCCCGGCGCCTGGTCGCCGCGTGAGATCGTCGGCCACCTGATCGACTCGGCCAGCCACAACCACCAGCGCTTCGTGCGCGCGCGCTGGCAGGACGACCTCGTGTTCGACGGCTACGCGCAGGACGCGTGGGTCGACGCGCAGCGCTACGTCGACGCCGACTGGCGCGAGCTGGTCGCGCTGTGGGCGCTCTACAACCGCCACGTCGCGCGCGTCATGTCCGCGACGCCCGACGCGGTGCGCACGCGCGAGCACGCGCGCCACGCGCTCGACCGCATCGCGTGGCGCACGGTGCCCGCGGACCGGCCGGCGACGCTCGACTACTTCATGGCCGATTACGTCGGCCACCTCGAGCATCACCTGCGCCAGGTCCTCGGCGACGACTGGGCGCTCAGGACGCCTTGA
- a CDS encoding zinc-dependent alcohol dehydrogenase, with the protein MKATCWMGPNRMQVREVPDPKILNQRDCIVKITSTAICGSDLHLYNGFLPMMEPGDILGHEFMGEVVEVGNRVSNLKIGDRVVVPFPIACGNCGACEAGATSLCENSNPNAYVAEKMLGHSPSGIFGYSHLTGGFAGGQAEYARVPFADVGPLKVPEELTDEQVLFLSDILPTGYMGAEMCGIQPGDTIAVWGCGPVGLFAIASAYMLGAEKVIAIDRFDYRLKRAREQAGAITINYTEVDNIPDVLKDLTAGRGPDHCIDAVGVEGHTHGLQYVHDRAKQALRMQTDRPIALREAIMSCRNGGTVSVIGVYTGLIDKFPMNAVMNRSLTIKTGQCHVHRYMQPLLERIQRGDIDPTFVISHRLPLDQAAHGYKIFNEKLDGCEKVVLKAS; encoded by the coding sequence ATGAAGGCGACGTGCTGGATGGGGCCGAACCGCATGCAGGTGCGCGAGGTGCCGGACCCGAAGATCCTGAACCAGCGGGACTGCATCGTGAAGATCACGAGCACCGCGATCTGCGGGTCGGACCTCCACCTCTACAACGGCTTCCTGCCGATGATGGAGCCCGGCGACATCCTCGGCCACGAGTTCATGGGCGAGGTCGTGGAGGTGGGCAATCGCGTCAGCAACCTCAAGATCGGCGACCGCGTCGTGGTGCCGTTCCCGATCGCGTGCGGCAACTGCGGCGCGTGCGAGGCGGGCGCGACCTCGCTGTGCGAGAACTCCAACCCCAACGCGTACGTCGCCGAGAAGATGCTCGGCCACTCGCCGTCGGGGATCTTCGGCTACTCGCACCTCACGGGCGGCTTCGCGGGCGGGCAGGCGGAGTACGCGCGCGTGCCGTTCGCGGACGTGGGGCCGCTCAAGGTGCCCGAGGAGCTCACCGACGAGCAGGTGCTCTTCCTGTCGGACATCCTGCCCACCGGCTACATGGGCGCGGAGATGTGCGGCATCCAGCCCGGCGACACGATCGCGGTGTGGGGCTGCGGCCCGGTGGGGCTGTTCGCGATCGCGAGCGCGTACATGCTGGGCGCCGAGAAGGTGATCGCGATCGACCGCTTCGACTACCGGCTGAAGCGCGCGCGCGAGCAGGCGGGCGCGATCACGATCAACTACACGGAGGTCGACAACATCCCGGACGTGCTCAAGGACCTCACCGCGGGGCGCGGGCCGGACCACTGCATCGACGCGGTGGGCGTGGAGGGGCACACGCACGGCCTGCAGTACGTGCACGACCGCGCGAAGCAGGCGCTGCGCATGCAGACCGACCGGCCGATCGCGCTGCGCGAGGCGATCATGTCGTGCCGCAACGGCGGGACCGTGTCGGTGATCGGCGTCTATACGGGGCTGATCGACAAGTTCCCGATGAACGCCGTGATGAACCGCTCGCTCACGATCAAGACCGGGCAGTGCCACGTGCACCGCTACATGCAGCCGCTGCTGGAGCGCATCCAGCGGGGCGACATCGACCCCACGTTCGTGATCTCGCACCGGCTGCCGCTCGATCAGGCGGCGCACGGCTACAAGATCTTCAACGAGAAGCTGGACGGCTGCGAGAAGGTGGTGCTCAAGGCGTCCTGA
- a CDS encoding SRPBCC family protein, which translates to MDTALERDAGSTNGPMGGRLGTALGAEARPDAARTMPYQRIANDDRGTGGESSADFLGYFSIGLGLAEALAPKVMTRVIGVKEPDDTNIATMRAMGLREIGHGLAILSNQHPEKAVWSRVAGDMLDLALLGRTMANPENDRGRTTFAIANVLAVTALDVMTARQLSKQPRTATAARMEQGVVRTKRSITVRRPVEEVYAFWHDFENLPRFMRHLESVQVTGDGRSHWKALAPAGRTVEWDAETTDDVPNQCIAWRSLPGADVQNRGVVEFAPAPGGRGTEVRVTLEYDPPLGKLGSKVAMLFREEPGQQVQDDLRHFKQVMETGEIVLSDATKQRGPHPAQPDDKPVQL; encoded by the coding sequence ATGGACACCGCGCTGGAGCGCGACGCAGGGAGCACGAACGGACCAATGGGAGGACGGCTCGGCACGGCGCTGGGCGCCGAGGCGCGGCCGGACGCCGCGCGGACGATGCCGTACCAGCGCATCGCGAACGACGACCGCGGCACCGGCGGCGAGAGCTCCGCCGACTTCCTCGGCTACTTCAGCATCGGGCTCGGCCTCGCGGAGGCGCTGGCGCCGAAGGTCATGACGCGCGTGATCGGCGTGAAGGAGCCCGACGACACGAACATCGCCACGATGCGCGCGATGGGGCTGCGCGAGATCGGGCACGGGCTCGCCATCCTCAGCAACCAGCACCCGGAGAAGGCGGTCTGGTCGCGCGTCGCGGGCGACATGCTCGACCTCGCGCTGCTCGGCCGCACGATGGCGAACCCGGAGAACGACCGCGGGCGCACCACCTTCGCGATCGCGAACGTGCTCGCCGTGACGGCGCTCGACGTCATGACCGCGCGCCAGCTCTCGAAGCAGCCGCGCACCGCGACCGCCGCGCGCATGGAGCAGGGGGTCGTGCGGACCAAGCGCAGCATCACCGTGCGCCGTCCGGTGGAGGAGGTCTACGCGTTCTGGCACGACTTCGAGAACCTGCCGCGCTTCATGCGGCACCTCGAGTCGGTGCAGGTCACCGGCGATGGCCGCTCGCACTGGAAGGCGCTCGCGCCCGCGGGCCGCACCGTGGAGTGGGACGCCGAGACGACCGACGACGTGCCGAACCAGTGCATCGCGTGGCGCTCGCTGCCGGGCGCCGACGTCCAGAACCGGGGCGTCGTCGAGTTCGCGCCCGCGCCGGGCGGCCGCGGCACCGAGGTGCGCGTGACGCTGGAGTACGATCCGCCGCTCGGCAAGCTCGGCTCCAAGGTCGCGATGCTCTTCCGCGAGGAGCCCGGCCAGCAGGTGCAGGACGACCTGCGGCACTTCAAGCAGGTGATGGAGACCGGGGAGATCGTGCTCTCCGACGCGACCAAGCAGCGGGGCCCGCATCCGGCGCAGCCCGACGACAAACCCGTGCAGCTCTGA
- a CDS encoding DUF1569 domain-containing protein gives MKHLLLYVLPMPKGVPTAPELLGRTAEDWDAEQARCAALIGRFDAPPTSWPEHPFFGPLTAAQWGRLGYKHLDHHLRQFGV, from the coding sequence GTGAAGCACCTCCTGCTGTACGTGCTGCCGATGCCGAAGGGCGTGCCCACCGCGCCCGAGCTGCTCGGGCGCACGGCCGAGGACTGGGACGCCGAGCAGGCGCGCTGCGCGGCGCTGATCGGGCGCTTCGACGCGCCGCCGACGTCGTGGCCCGAGCATCCGTTCTTCGGGCCGCTCACCGCGGCGCAGTGGGGGCGGCTGGGCTACAAGCACCTGGACCACCACCTGCGGCAGTTCGGCGTCTGA
- a CDS encoding DUF4386 domain-containing protein has protein sequence MTHGAAISARSDHEPRSVQSYARLAGILGLISVVAGGFGEGYVPTVMLVAGDAAATAQRILGQESLFRWGFAGFLVESLCDATLTMAFWVLVRPVHRNLAMLMVVLRIISTCGFAAAQVFHFGALTTLRTAPSLAALPPGQAEALAYLLLRIGGFGGALFSTFYGVANVLFGGLLYRSRLVPRAFGVAMVITGVAFALRTFLLILAPRYASVLLLATAPLAIIPLIAWLLVKGVDEEAWRRAERAA, from the coding sequence ATGACGCACGGCGCCGCCATCTCCGCACGCAGCGACCACGAGCCGCGGTCCGTCCAGTCGTACGCGCGGCTCGCCGGCATCCTCGGCCTGATCAGCGTCGTCGCGGGCGGCTTCGGCGAGGGCTACGTGCCCACCGTGATGCTCGTCGCCGGAGACGCCGCCGCCACCGCGCAGCGCATCCTCGGCCAGGAGTCGCTGTTCCGCTGGGGCTTCGCGGGCTTCCTCGTGGAGTCGCTGTGCGACGCGACGCTCACGATGGCGTTCTGGGTGCTCGTGCGCCCGGTGCACCGGAACCTCGCCATGCTGATGGTGGTGCTCCGGATCATCTCGACGTGCGGCTTCGCGGCGGCCCAGGTGTTCCACTTCGGCGCGCTGACGACGCTGCGCACCGCGCCGTCGCTCGCGGCGCTGCCACCGGGCCAGGCGGAGGCGCTCGCGTACCTGCTGCTGCGCATCGGCGGCTTCGGGGGCGCGCTCTTCAGCACGTTCTACGGCGTCGCGAACGTCCTCTTCGGCGGGCTGCTCTACCGCTCGCGCCTCGTGCCGCGCGCGTTCGGCGTCGCGATGGTGATCACCGGCGTCGCGTTCGCGCTGCGCACGTTCCTACTGATCCTCGCGCCGAGGTACGCGTCGGTGCTGCTGCTGGCGACGGCGCCGCTCGCGATCATCCCGCTCATCGCCTGGCTGCTGGTGAAGGGCGTGGACGAGGAGGCGTGGCGGCGCGCCGAGCGCGCGGCGTGA
- a CDS encoding retropepsin-like aspartic protease family protein, producing MDDSGTGPVDLATFLTAHGFAAVPLQVNAVGHFECEAHVNGQPARLLLDTGASHTVLATPSAERLGLRTTPSAERAHGVGASHHATETAVLDELRLGAVRLRDVAVWTFDLSHVNHALAARGGAPVDGALGGDVLRPAEAVIDYARATLYLRPARA from the coding sequence GTGGACGATTCCGGGACGGGACCCGTGGACCTCGCGACGTTCCTCACCGCGCACGGCTTCGCGGCCGTGCCGCTGCAGGTGAACGCGGTCGGCCACTTCGAGTGCGAGGCGCACGTGAACGGCCAGCCGGCGCGGCTGCTGCTCGACACGGGCGCGTCGCACACGGTGCTGGCGACGCCGAGCGCGGAGCGACTCGGCCTGCGCACGACGCCGTCGGCGGAGCGGGCGCACGGCGTCGGGGCATCACACCACGCGACGGAGACGGCGGTGCTGGACGAGCTGCGCCTCGGCGCCGTGCGGCTGCGCGACGTGGCGGTGTGGACCTTCGACCTCTCGCACGTCAATCACGCGCTCGCGGCCCGCGGCGGCGCGCCCGTGGATGGCGCCCTGGGTGGCGACGTGCTGCGGCCGGCCGAGGCGGTGATCGACTACGCGCGGGCGACGCTGTACCTGCGGCCGGCGCGCGCATGA
- a CDS encoding DUF1905 domain-containing protein encodes MSVSYGGEFTAKLRRYPGKGGWTFAPVPEEYAPRVTHGWGRTPVHATVDGVTWETSVWRGKNGETLLAIPKHVRRGKGDGDAVRVAIRFTAL; translated from the coding sequence ATGAGCGTCTCCTACGGCGGGGAGTTCACCGCGAAGCTGCGTCGGTATCCCGGCAAGGGTGGGTGGACGTTCGCGCCCGTGCCCGAGGAGTACGCGCCGCGCGTGACGCACGGCTGGGGGCGGACGCCGGTGCACGCCACCGTCGACGGCGTGACGTGGGAGACGAGCGTCTGGCGCGGCAAGAACGGCGAGACGCTGCTCGCGATCCCGAAGCACGTGCGCCGCGGCAAGGGCGACGGCGACGCGGTCCGCGTGGCGATCCGGTTCACCGCGCTCTGA
- a CDS encoding phytanoyl-CoA dioxygenase family protein encodes MTTETHEATLARDGYAIVPDALEAASVDALLTAVAPLADLAAGTRGGVRHLLRDVPAVRALARHPAMRDVAESALGPGAFAVRGLLFDKTPGANWKVIWHQDLTIAVRERREVAGFGPWTEKDGVPHVQPPAALLARMVAVRLHLDDCTATNGPVRVIPGSHRDGRLSAADVERWRAAVPEVTCTVPRGGILAFHSLLLHASSPAQDASHRRVVHVEYAAAEWSELPGGLAWHERHCAALRGTERH; translated from the coding sequence GTGACCACGGAAACTCATGAGGCGACGCTCGCGCGCGACGGCTACGCGATCGTGCCCGACGCGCTCGAGGCAGCGTCCGTCGACGCGCTGCTGACGGCGGTCGCTCCGCTCGCCGACCTCGCCGCGGGCACGCGCGGCGGCGTGCGCCACCTGCTGCGCGACGTGCCGGCCGTGCGCGCGCTCGCGCGCCATCCGGCGATGCGCGACGTGGCCGAGTCGGCGCTCGGGCCGGGCGCGTTCGCGGTGCGCGGACTGCTGTTCGACAAGACGCCGGGCGCGAACTGGAAGGTCATCTGGCACCAGGACCTCACCATCGCCGTGCGCGAGCGGCGTGAGGTCGCAGGCTTCGGGCCGTGGACGGAGAAGGACGGCGTGCCGCACGTGCAGCCGCCGGCCGCGCTGCTCGCGCGCATGGTCGCCGTGCGGCTGCATCTCGACGACTGCACCGCGACCAACGGCCCGGTGCGCGTCATTCCCGGCTCGCATCGCGACGGGCGCCTGTCGGCCGCGGACGTGGAGCGCTGGCGCGCCGCGGTGCCCGAGGTGACGTGCACGGTGCCGCGCGGCGGCATCCTCGCGTTCCACTCGCTGCTGCTGCACGCGTCGTCGCCGGCGCAGGACGCGTCGCACCGCCGCGTGGTGCACGTCGAGTACGCGGCGGCGGAATGGAGCGAGCTGCCGGGCGGGCTCGCGTGGCACGAGCGGCACTGCGCGGCACTGCGCGGCACTGAGCGGCACTGA
- a CDS encoding DNA-3-methyladenine glycosylase I, protein MSDLSDARVRCTWPRLPLDVAYHDAEWGVPVHDDRVLFEFLILEAAQAGLSWSTVLAKREHYRRLFAEFDPEIVARFTDADVARLLQDPGIVRHRQKVAGAVTGARAFLAVQREFGSFDAFLWRFVDGVPVVNAWREHAEIPARTPLSDAVSRELKKRGFSFVGSTICYAYLQAVGVVNDHLTCCFRYREMAPR, encoded by the coding sequence ATGAGCGACCTCTCCGACGCGCGCGTGCGCTGCACGTGGCCGCGCCTCCCGCTGGACGTCGCGTACCACGACGCGGAGTGGGGCGTGCCGGTGCACGACGACCGCGTGCTGTTCGAGTTCCTGATCCTCGAGGCGGCGCAGGCGGGGCTAAGCTGGAGCACCGTGCTCGCGAAGCGCGAGCACTACCGCCGGCTGTTCGCGGAGTTCGATCCGGAAATCGTCGCGCGCTTCACCGACGCGGACGTCGCGCGGCTGCTGCAGGATCCGGGGATCGTGCGCCACCGGCAGAAGGTGGCGGGCGCGGTGACGGGCGCGCGCGCGTTCCTCGCGGTGCAGCGGGAGTTCGGGTCGTTCGACGCGTTTCTCTGGCGCTTCGTCGACGGCGTGCCGGTGGTCAACGCGTGGCGCGAGCACGCCGAGATCCCGGCGCGCACGCCGCTCTCGGACGCGGTGAGCAGGGAGCTCAAGAAGCGTGGGTTCAGCTTCGTGGGCTCGACGATCTGCTACGCGTACCTGCAGGCCGTGGGCGTGGTGAACGACCACCTCACCTGCTGCTTCCGGTATCGTGAGATGGCGCCGCGCTAG
- a CDS encoding GNAT family N-acetyltransferase, which translates to MTHSAWAPARTPGMRVLADDALVLVDSGLACDTFNHVCRARLDGTDAVTRVRAAVAHFRDAGRPFSWWVRPEDRPQALGALLEAEGLAAAESEVVMACDDLAALAEVAVPGGLTIVRARDARTLADFATVNAENWSPPDAHVVRFYERAASALLADGSPQRFHVAYLDGVPVATAEVTLAGGSAGVFNVATRTAFRRRGIGGAVTAHALRDAHVAGARRGVLEASADGAGVYARLGFRAMGMVTEYKPA; encoded by the coding sequence GTGACGCATTCCGCGTGGGCGCCCGCGCGCACGCCCGGGATGCGCGTGCTGGCCGACGACGCGCTGGTGCTCGTGGACTCGGGGCTCGCGTGCGACACGTTCAACCACGTCTGCCGCGCGCGGCTGGACGGGACGGACGCGGTGACGCGCGTGCGCGCCGCCGTCGCGCACTTCCGCGACGCGGGCCGGCCGTTCTCGTGGTGGGTGCGGCCCGAGGACCGGCCGCAGGCGCTGGGCGCGCTGCTGGAGGCGGAGGGGCTGGCGGCGGCCGAGTCGGAGGTGGTGATGGCGTGCGACGACCTCGCGGCGCTGGCGGAGGTTGCGGTGCCAGGCGGCCTGACGATCGTGCGCGCGCGCGACGCGCGGACGCTCGCCGACTTCGCGACGGTGAACGCGGAGAACTGGTCGCCGCCGGACGCGCATGTCGTGCGCTTCTACGAGCGCGCGGCCAGCGCGCTGCTGGCCGACGGCAGCCCGCAGCGCTTCCACGTCGCCTACCTGGACGGCGTGCCCGTGGCGACGGCGGAGGTGACGCTCGCGGGTGGGAGCGCGGGCGTGTTCAACGTCGCGACGCGCACGGCGTTCCGGCGGCGCGGGATCGGCGGCGCGGTGACGGCGCACGCGCTGCGCGACGCGCACGTGGCCGGTGCGCGGCGCGGCGTGCTGGAGGCCTCGGCCGACGGCGCGGGCGTCTATGCGCGGCTCGGCTTCCGCGCGATGGGGATGGTGACGGAGTACAAGCCCGCATGA